The window TTAATGTTCAGCTTGTTGGCTTAAAAAAGGAAGTGAAAGTTAATGGAGGCTTATTTTCAGTAACCACTTCTCATTATTTAAAGGAGGTAATCAATACTGATTTAGTTATCATCCCTGCATTATTTGGAGATATGAAGACAGCAATTGCTTCCAATGAAAAAGCATTGCCGTGGATTAGTGAACAATACAGCAACGGTGCAGAGGTTGCCTCTTTATGTGTAGGAGCTTTTTTATTGGCTTCAACTGGTTTATTAAACGGTAAAAAATGCTCAACGCACTGGGGTTTTCAAAATGAATTTCGGGAAATGTTTCCAGATGTTGAAGTGATGGAGGGGAGTATCATAACCGAAGAAAGTCGAATTTATTCTAGCGGTGGGGCAAACTCTTATTGGAACCTGCTCTTACATTTGGTTGAGAAGTATACTGATCGGCAGACAGCGATTTTAGCTTCAAAATATTTTGCGATAGATATAGACAGGCAAAGCCAGTCGGCGTTCGCCATGTTCCAAGGTCAAAAAAATCACAATGATGAGGCGATTAAAAAGGCACAGGAGTTTATTGAAAATAATATTGAAGAAAAAATTACAATAGAGGCGCTCTCTGCTTTATCTTCTATGGGAAGAAGAAGTTTTGAAAGGCGTTTCAAAATTGCGACAAATAACTCGGTTTTGGAATACATCAGCAGGGTGAAGATTGAGCTTGCCAAACGCAACTTTGAAACCAGCCGTAAAAATATTAATGAAGTAATGTATGATGTTGGTTATACCGATACAAAGGCATTCAGGTCTATGTTCAAAAAAATAACAGGCCTTACCCCAATTGAATATCGAAATAAGTACAACAAGATGGTTATGTCCAGTTAGGACCTCATTCACCATTTATTGTTATGCATAAATAATAACAAATAATTATTTATGTAGTGTTTTTAGGTGTAAGTACAATTGTGATCTGGTTTCCGATAGTTCTTTTTGAAATGACGTAACCTACATCAGACTGGCTTATCCTATAATGTATAGAGCGTAGCGCTAAGAATCTGCTATTAAGATAAATTATACACCTGATAAAATTAAATAAAACAAACCATCAAGGTTCA is drawn from Pedobacter mucosus and contains these coding sequences:
- a CDS encoding GlxA family transcriptional regulator, which codes for MMNVSILVPEHAVMQAIADPQYLFSTVNEIRKAAGHQPMFNVQLVGLKKEVKVNGGLFSVTTSHYLKEVINTDLVIIPALFGDMKTAIASNEKALPWISEQYSNGAEVASLCVGAFLLASTGLLNGKKCSTHWGFQNEFREMFPDVEVMEGSIITEESRIYSSGGANSYWNLLLHLVEKYTDRQTAILASKYFAIDIDRQSQSAFAMFQGQKNHNDEAIKKAQEFIENNIEEKITIEALSALSSMGRRSFERRFKIATNNSVLEYISRVKIELAKRNFETSRKNINEVMYDVGYTDTKAFRSMFKKITGLTPIEYRNKYNKMVMSS